The Lycium barbarum isolate Lr01 chromosome 9, ASM1917538v2, whole genome shotgun sequence genome has a segment encoding these proteins:
- the LOC132609907 gene encoding brassinosteroid-responsive RING protein 1-like yields the protein MGFPLGYTDFHFPKQLLHLLSLLGFIRKLICTLFTFMGLGDFFEPELPDPTRPEFPNPTWMCSVSAELIREILPVVKYSEIPDPTRPESCAVCLHEFGSDDEIRRLVNCCHVFHRSCVDRWMDHDYRMTCPLCRREFIPEGMMGIFNEKLWLASGINSGFYEEY from the coding sequence ATGGGTTTTCCATTAGGCTACACTGACTTTCATTTCCCCAAACAACTCCTTCACCTCCTTTCACTTCTTGGTTTCATCAGAAAACTCATTTGCACATTATTCACCTTCATGGGCCTCGGTGATTTCTTCGAACCCGAATTgcccgacccgacccgacccgaatttcCTAACCCGACGTGGATGTGCTCCGTATCGGCGGAGCTGATCCGGGAGATATTGCCAGTTGTGAAGTACTCTGAgatacccgacccgacccgacccgaatCATGCGCGGTGTGTCTTCATGAGTTTGGTTCGGATGACGAGATTAGGAGGCTGGTGAATTGCTGCCACGTGTTCCATAGAAGCTGTGTGGACCGTTGGATGGATCATGATTATCGGATGACGTGTCCGCTTTGTAGGAGGGAATTTATACCGGAGGGTATGATGGGGATTTTTAATGAGAAGTTATGGTTGGCTTCTGGAATTAATTCTGGTTTTTATGAAGAATACtag